The following are encoded in a window of Hemicordylus capensis ecotype Gifberg chromosome 12, rHemCap1.1.pri, whole genome shotgun sequence genomic DNA:
- the RAD51C gene encoding DNA repair protein RAD51 homolog 3 isoform X2, giving the protein MCACSPHSAQQQQQQHKRAGEIGVSKEEALEILQVLRRGDGAGPAGAPARKCTALELLEEEQGRCAIVTFCSAVDGILGGGVQLTKITEICGAPGVGKTQLCMQLAVDVQIPECLGGLAGEAVFIDTEGSFMVDRVVDIAAACIQHCQLVAKMHPEEEHHAALQTFSLEEILSRIYYFRCHDHVELLAQLYLLPSFLSEHSKVRLVVLDSVAFPFRHGFEDFSLRTRLLNGMAQQLISIANSHTLAVVLTNQMTTRIGQAGSSSLVPALGESWGHAATTRMVLHWEKRQRFATLFKSPSQKEATVPFCITPHGFRDVQLPLSSMSPAENETNPRKRPRVEP; this is encoded by the exons ATGTGTGCCTGCAGTCCACACAgcgctcagcagcagcagcagcagcacaagcgcGCAGGAG AAATTGGAGTTTCTAAGGAGGAGGCCTTAGAAATCTTGCAAGTCCTGAGACGCGGCGATGGAGCCGGGCCTGCTGGGGCGCCGGCCCGGAAGTGTACGGCGCTGGAGCTCTTGGAAGAGGAGCAGGGGCGGTGCGCCATCGTCACCTTCTGCTCTGCGGTGGACGGGATCCTGGGAGGGGGCGTGCAGCTGACCAAGATTACCGAGATTTGTGGGGCGCCAGGGGTTGGCAAGACGCAGTTATG CATGCAGCTGGCAGTGGATGTGCAGATCCCAGAATGTTTGGGCGGCCTGGCCGGAGAAGCGGTCTTCATCGATACAGAGGGGAGCTTTATGGTCGACCGTGTGGTGGATATAGCTGCGGCCTGCATCCAGCATTGCCAGCTGGTTGCCAAAATGCACCCAGAGGAAG AGCATCACGCAGCCCTGCAGACCTTCTCCCTGGAAGAGATCCTTTCCCGTATCTACTACTTCCGTTGCCACGACCATGTGGAGCTGCTGGCCCAGCTCTACCTGCTCCCCAGCTTCCTCTCCGAGCATTCGAAG GTCCGCTTGGTTGTGCTCGACAGCGTCGCCTTCCCTTTCCGCCACGGCTTTGAGGATTTCTCCCTGCGAACGCGGCTCTTGAACGGCATGGCCCAGCAGCTGATCAGCATCGCAAACAGCCACACACTGGCA GTAGTTCTGACCAATCAGATGACGACGAGAATTGGGCAGGCGGGCTCCTCCTCGCTGGTTCCCGCTTTAG gGGAAAGCTGGGGCCACGCCGCCACCACCCGCATGGTCCTGCACTGGGAGAAGAGGCAGAG GTTTGCAACGCTGTTTAAGTCGCCGAGTCAAAAGGAGGCCACGGTCCCATTTTGCATTACA CCTCATGGATTCCGAGACGTCCAGCTTCCGCTCTCAAGCATGTCACCAGCAGAAAACGAGACAAACCCCCGTAAACGGCCCCGGGTAGAACCATAA
- the RAD51C gene encoding DNA repair protein RAD51 homolog 3 isoform X1, producing the protein MAAARALGSLPLGPGLRAKLAAAGLETAQEVLEAASAGPCALSREIGVSKEEALEILQVLRRGDGAGPAGAPARKCTALELLEEEQGRCAIVTFCSAVDGILGGGVQLTKITEICGAPGVGKTQLCMQLAVDVQIPECLGGLAGEAVFIDTEGSFMVDRVVDIAAACIQHCQLVAKMHPEEEHHAALQTFSLEEILSRIYYFRCHDHVELLAQLYLLPSFLSEHSKVRLVVLDSVAFPFRHGFEDFSLRTRLLNGMAQQLISIANSHTLAVVLTNQMTTRIGQAGSSSLVPALGESWGHAATTRMVLHWEKRQRFATLFKSPSQKEATVPFCITPHGFRDVQLPLSSMSPAENETNPRKRPRVEP; encoded by the exons ATGGCGGCCGCGCGGGCGTTGGGCAGCCTGCCGCTGGGGCCGGGATTGCGGGCCAAGCTGGCGGCGGCCGGGCTGGAGACGGCCCAGGAGGTGCTGGAGGCCGCCTCGGCCGGGCCCTGCGCCCTCAGCCGAG AAATTGGAGTTTCTAAGGAGGAGGCCTTAGAAATCTTGCAAGTCCTGAGACGCGGCGATGGAGCCGGGCCTGCTGGGGCGCCGGCCCGGAAGTGTACGGCGCTGGAGCTCTTGGAAGAGGAGCAGGGGCGGTGCGCCATCGTCACCTTCTGCTCTGCGGTGGACGGGATCCTGGGAGGGGGCGTGCAGCTGACCAAGATTACCGAGATTTGTGGGGCGCCAGGGGTTGGCAAGACGCAGTTATG CATGCAGCTGGCAGTGGATGTGCAGATCCCAGAATGTTTGGGCGGCCTGGCCGGAGAAGCGGTCTTCATCGATACAGAGGGGAGCTTTATGGTCGACCGTGTGGTGGATATAGCTGCGGCCTGCATCCAGCATTGCCAGCTGGTTGCCAAAATGCACCCAGAGGAAG AGCATCACGCAGCCCTGCAGACCTTCTCCCTGGAAGAGATCCTTTCCCGTATCTACTACTTCCGTTGCCACGACCATGTGGAGCTGCTGGCCCAGCTCTACCTGCTCCCCAGCTTCCTCTCCGAGCATTCGAAG GTCCGCTTGGTTGTGCTCGACAGCGTCGCCTTCCCTTTCCGCCACGGCTTTGAGGATTTCTCCCTGCGAACGCGGCTCTTGAACGGCATGGCCCAGCAGCTGATCAGCATCGCAAACAGCCACACACTGGCA GTAGTTCTGACCAATCAGATGACGACGAGAATTGGGCAGGCGGGCTCCTCCTCGCTGGTTCCCGCTTTAG gGGAAAGCTGGGGCCACGCCGCCACCACCCGCATGGTCCTGCACTGGGAGAAGAGGCAGAG GTTTGCAACGCTGTTTAAGTCGCCGAGTCAAAAGGAGGCCACGGTCCCATTTTGCATTACA CCTCATGGATTCCGAGACGTCCAGCTTCCGCTCTCAAGCATGTCACCAGCAGAAAACGAGACAAACCCCCGTAAACGGCCCCGGGTAGAACCATAA
- the RAD51C gene encoding DNA repair protein RAD51 homolog 3 isoform X3, which yields MAAARALGSLPLGPGLRAKLAAAGLETAQEVLEAASAGPCALSREIGVSKEEALEILQVLRRGDGAGPAGAPARKCTALELLEEEQGRCAIVTFCSAVDGILGGGVQLTKITEICGAPGVGKTQLCMQLAVDVQIPECLGGLAGEAVFIDTEGSFMVDRVVDIAAACIQHCQLVAKMHPEEEHHAALQTFSLEEILSRIYYFRCHDHVELLAQLYLLPSFLSEHSKVVLTNQMTTRIGQAGSSSLVPALGESWGHAATTRMVLHWEKRQRFATLFKSPSQKEATVPFCITPHGFRDVQLPLSSMSPAENETNPRKRPRVEP from the exons ATGGCGGCCGCGCGGGCGTTGGGCAGCCTGCCGCTGGGGCCGGGATTGCGGGCCAAGCTGGCGGCGGCCGGGCTGGAGACGGCCCAGGAGGTGCTGGAGGCCGCCTCGGCCGGGCCCTGCGCCCTCAGCCGAG AAATTGGAGTTTCTAAGGAGGAGGCCTTAGAAATCTTGCAAGTCCTGAGACGCGGCGATGGAGCCGGGCCTGCTGGGGCGCCGGCCCGGAAGTGTACGGCGCTGGAGCTCTTGGAAGAGGAGCAGGGGCGGTGCGCCATCGTCACCTTCTGCTCTGCGGTGGACGGGATCCTGGGAGGGGGCGTGCAGCTGACCAAGATTACCGAGATTTGTGGGGCGCCAGGGGTTGGCAAGACGCAGTTATG CATGCAGCTGGCAGTGGATGTGCAGATCCCAGAATGTTTGGGCGGCCTGGCCGGAGAAGCGGTCTTCATCGATACAGAGGGGAGCTTTATGGTCGACCGTGTGGTGGATATAGCTGCGGCCTGCATCCAGCATTGCCAGCTGGTTGCCAAAATGCACCCAGAGGAAG AGCATCACGCAGCCCTGCAGACCTTCTCCCTGGAAGAGATCCTTTCCCGTATCTACTACTTCCGTTGCCACGACCATGTGGAGCTGCTGGCCCAGCTCTACCTGCTCCCCAGCTTCCTCTCCGAGCATTCGAAG GTAGTTCTGACCAATCAGATGACGACGAGAATTGGGCAGGCGGGCTCCTCCTCGCTGGTTCCCGCTTTAG gGGAAAGCTGGGGCCACGCCGCCACCACCCGCATGGTCCTGCACTGGGAGAAGAGGCAGAG GTTTGCAACGCTGTTTAAGTCGCCGAGTCAAAAGGAGGCCACGGTCCCATTTTGCATTACA CCTCATGGATTCCGAGACGTCCAGCTTCCGCTCTCAAGCATGTCACCAGCAGAAAACGAGACAAACCCCCGTAAACGGCCCCGGGTAGAACCATAA